The genomic DNA CATTTAACATCACAGAAATAAAAGCAGTAATTAACAACGCTTTAGAACGACATCGACTTATTAAAGAAAATACACGACTTAGAGAAATTACCGAATTATTTAAAATCAGTGAAAATATTTCTTCAATAAAAGATGAAGAACAACTATTAAAATTCATTCTCAATTCCGCATTAGAACACACACAAGCCAAAAGAGGCTCCATTTTAGTCGTAACAGAAGACGGTAAAAACCTAAAACTTGTAGCAAGTGTCGGATTACCTGAAAAAATCATTGGGAAAACTATTCCAATTGACTCATCATCTATCTCAGGATTGGTCGTTCAAAATATCGAACCTTTTTTAATAGAAGATATTAATCAAAATCCAGAACTCAAAAACCAATTAATAGGACTCAAAAACAATTCATTTATTTCCGTCCCTATCCAGAGTAAAAAATCCGAATTTTTTAAGTCGCATCCTTTAGTAATTAACGAACTTGATGTAATAGCCGTATTAAATGTAACAGATAAAGAGAATGGAGAATCATTCTCAGAAACGGACTTAAAAATATTACGTATTATCGCCAACCATGGAGCCTCAGCCATAGAGAATGCACGATTAATTCGAGACATAGAATCAGCCCAACGAGAAATTGTATTCACACTCGGCGAGATTGTAGAAACACGTTCACGAGAAACAGGCAGTCACGTAAAAAGAGTAGCAGAATATTCAAAACTCCTCGCCCTAAAATCAGGACTAACACCCAAAGAAGCAGAAATTTTACGCCTCGCATCGCCACTTCATGATGTTGGCAAAGTAGGCATTCCAGATGCCATATTAAACAAACCCGGACCATTAACTCCTAACGAATTTGAGTTTATCAAAACCCACACCATTATTGGATATGACATGTTAAGCAAATCCAAAGGCGTAATTCTTCAATCCGCAGCCATCATCGCATTAGAACATCATGAACGATTTGACGGCTCAGGTTACCCCGAAGGAAAAAAGGGAGAAGAAATACATATCTATGGTCGAATTGTAGGCATTGCAGATGTATTCGACGCATTAGGTGTAGAACGAGTCTATAAAAAAGCATGGACACTTGACGAAATTAAAGAATATTTTGCCGAACAAAAAGGAAAACAATTCGACCCACAATTAGTCGATATCTTCTTCTCAAATATCGAAGAAGTACTATCCATTAAAAACAAATTCCCAGAAAAATCGCAAATTCCAACTACTTCTTAATAACTAACAATTAATATTCATACGCACCCATATCATAATCAGAACCATCCCCTGTAATACTTGGAATAGCATCAAAACCTCTTATATTCCCATCAATGTCCGTCAAAACATTTCCCCATTCCTCTCCACTGGTATCCATTCCACGGTCAATACACGGCGAGCTTGCACTCAATCTCAAATTACCCGCA from Candidatus Hydrogenedens sp. includes the following:
- a CDS encoding HD domain-containing protein translates to FNITEIKAVINNALERHRLIKENTRLREITELFKISENISSIKDEEQLLKFILNSALEHTQAKRGSILVVTEDGKNLKLVASVGLPEKIIGKTIPIDSSSISGLVVQNIEPFLIEDINQNPELKNQLIGLKNNSFISVPIQSKKSEFFKSHPLVINELDVIAVLNVTDKENGESFSETDLKILRIIANHGASAIENARLIRDIESAQREIVFTLGEIVETRSRETGSHVKRVAEYSKLLALKSGLTPKEAEILRLASPLHDVGKVGIPDAILNKPGPLTPNEFEFIKTHTIIGYDMLSKSKGVILQSAAIIALEHHERFDGSGYPEGKKGEEIHIYGRIVGIADVFDALGVERVYKKAWTLDEIKEYFAEQKGKQFDPQLVDIFFSNIEEVLSIKNKFPEKSQIPTTS